Part of the Luteolibacter rhizosphaerae genome, GAACAATCATGCGATAAGCTGTGAACAAGTCGCTTGTGAACAACGGTCAACAACTTGTGAACAAGCTCTCGGCTGGCTGGACCTCAAGCGGCACCGGTTAAAAACCCGGAAGGAGTGGACAAGCCCCCGCGTCACGGGCACAAGCCGCCCCTGTGAAGAAGACCTTTCCCTTGGTGCAACCGGATCGTCCCGTCGAGCGGCAGCTCGATGCGATCAAACACGAGCTCCGGAAGTATTTGAAACGGGAGCGCCGCAAGCCCTTGCCCGAAGGCGTGGACTTCTGGGACTTCGATTGTCAGGTGGGGAAGGGGGACTCCGCCCCCGAACCGAAGCACTCCGGCGATCTTGAGAAGGCCATTGAGGAAGCTGCCAAGGAAGGTGCCCTCTCGGTCTTCGTCGCCATCCAGTCCAAGCCGGGCAAGCGTACGAAGAAAGAAAAGGAAGCCTGATCAGATCTCCCGCTGCGTCGCCTCGACCAAGTCGCCCAGCACTGCCATTGCCTCGCGTTTCCACGGGTCCAGCCCGCTCGGCCAAGCCGGGCCCGGTCGCTTCTCACGCGCAGCGATCGCACCCACCTGGAGTCCGGCCCCGCTCTTCAGATCCGCCAGAGTGAGCCGATGGATCGCGAGCTTCGCGCCGTCTTCCTCCGCCATGCGCCCGAAGCGCCCCCGCCGCTCCTCCTCCCGCTGCC contains:
- a CDS encoding DUF6172 family protein; translation: MKKTFPLVQPDRPVERQLDAIKHELRKYLKRERRKPLPEGVDFWDFDCQVGKGDSAPEPKHSGDLEKAIEEAAKEGALSVFVAIQSKPGKRTKKEKEA